The DNA window GATGATGGATCTGGTGCTGCCAACGTCAGAGTAGTTCGAAAGGTCGGTAGACCCTAGCATCATGCAATTCTCTGGCTCGACTTAGGACACCTGGCTCACATTTACTATAGGTTTTGCAAGGTCTTCAAGGCAAAGGGTACCTGGAGTCGCAAGCAGTCATTCAGATTGAGGATGTCATAAAGGAACGCGAGACAAATGCAGCAGACTTAGCCTCACCAAACGGAGATGTGGATATGACAGATATACCACCTTCGCAAACCATCCCCAAGCCAGGCCGACGAGGCGCATCAAATCAACTTGACAAGCGTCAAATAGAGCAGCGAATCGAAGAGGACCGGGAGCGTCACAAGCGCGAGCGCGAAAGTATATGGGCTATTCCCAAGACTGAAAATGCGGAAATGAATCGGCTGTGGGAAGAGACGAGCGATTTCGGTGAAGACGACGACCGCCTGATCACTGAAGAGCAGAGGGATTTTCAAAAGGAGATGGAGATGCAGTCTGGTTGCCAACACAACCACGGAGCAAAGAATGGCAACCATTACTAGAAACGGGCCCGACGACAGAGGGAAAGGAATCGCTTTATAAGGAAACAAAAAATGGAATGGGGATGCTGCCGCCATACAGAGAACGGAACGAACGGGAACAGTCGTTGGACGTTCAACATATCTCTTCCGGGTTGGTCTTGGAACGGCGTTCGTAATTGGGGAAACTGAAAAACAAAGCATTGATACCCGTCATCTCAATGACTGCCTAGGGTAGCGAAATTTCAACGTTTCATTATAACTTCGAGGTAGAAGTGATTGTAACTTGTCAGAGCGACAATAATTACTTCATGTTCAATGTGATATCATGATTAAAAAGAACTCACCGATGAGTCTCGTCCAAGGTTGCATATTGTTAGATACTAGTACATATGTTTTTATACATGCAATCCAGCAATCTATTGTGCCAAGTCGCTAGTCGTCATGTCCCATAGATCGATCATCCATTTTACTCCATAACCACGGTGGCGCCCAACTCCTtcatggtgttgatgatctTCTCGGCATCTTCCTTGGGAACGttctccttcatcatcttgggTGCGCTTTCGACGAACTTCTTGCTGTCCACCAAGCTCAGCCCGAGCATGttcttgatctccttgatgaccttggccttggaGGGGGCATCGAATCCTTGAAGCTTGAGGGTAAAGAGGGTCTTTTCGGCGGCGGCGGGAGCAGCCTCTTCAGCCTCCTCAACGGCAGCGGGGGCAGCGgcaggagcagcagcaaagccGCCTATGGGCATATCGGGAATATTGAGCTTGCTCTGTTCAAGGCGTCATGTTAGCGACTACGATCCAAATAACCCCGCCAATGCCCAATTAATGTTTATTTTAGCACCAGCACTACTAACCTTGAGGCTGGAAACAAGGTCGGCAGTCTCCAGAAGAGTAAGCTGGCTAATCTGGTCGACAATGGCTGCGATCTTGGGGTTGACGGGAGCGGCTTCGGATGAAttccatctccttgatgtgGCCGGGATGCGGACAAGCTGTGCGGGTGCTCGGGCAGCGCCAGCGGATCGGAGCTGGCGAGCACAGCTCTGGGCGGCGTACCGACAAGACATGGCCATTGTTTTGGTTGAACTGGTGAATGCTCAATTCGAGAGAGTCGTCGCGTGCGGGCGTCTAAGGGAACGTCTTGAAGTTTTTCGAGTATCGATGTTCTGGCGGGCTAGCGGCTTGATCACGTGGATAAATGGGGC is part of the Fusarium poae strain DAOMC 252244 chromosome 4, whole genome shotgun sequence genome and encodes:
- a CDS encoding hypothetical protein (BUSCO:57237at5125), whose protein sequence is MAMSCRYAAQSCARQLRSAGAARAPAQLVRIPATSRRWNSSEAAPVNPKIAAIVDQISQLTLLETADLVSSLKSKLNIPDMPIGGFAAAPAAAPAAVEEAEEAAPAAAEKTLFTLKLQGFDAPSKAKVIKEIKNMLGLSLVDSKKFVESAPKMMKENVPKEDAEKIINTMKELGATVVME
- a CDS encoding hypothetical protein (BUSCO:46318at5125): MADPFEVRMRFTSQLQHLNASVASAQKAAQYALRYRDMDEDLHSCILEQLERVNNMNIRANIMYFIEHFLDMAQRDGHPDYIRMMQRDIIRVVDAVAPDDGSGAANVRVVRKVLQGLQGKGYLESQAVIQIEDVIKERETNAADLASPNGDVDMTDIPPSQTIPKPGRRGASNQLDKRQIEQRIEEDRERHKRERESIWAIPKTENAEMNRLWEETSDFGEDDDRLITEEQRDFQKEMEMQSGCQHNHGAKNGNHY